A part of Agromyces protaetiae genomic DNA contains:
- the rplR gene encoding 50S ribosomal protein L18, whose product MAVKSKSAQRSRRHARLRKKIVGTEVRPRLVVNRSARHVFVQVVDDSKGITVASASTMEADLRAFDGDKTAKAKKVGELVAERAKQAGIEEVVFDRGGNKFAGRVAAIAEGAREAGLNL is encoded by the coding sequence ATGGCTGTGAAGAGCAAGTCGGCACAGCGTTCGCGCCGCCACGCACGCCTTCGCAAGAAGATCGTCGGCACCGAGGTGCGCCCCCGTCTCGTCGTGAACCGTTCGGCCCGCCACGTCTTCGTGCAGGTCGTCGACGACAGCAAGGGCATCACCGTGGCATCCGCCTCGACCATGGAGGCCGACCTCCGCGCGTTCGACGGCGACAAGACCGCCAAGGCCAAGAAGGTCGGCGAACTGGTCGCTGAGCGCGCCAAGCAGGCCGGCATCGAAGAGGTCGTGTTCGACCGTGGCGGCAACAAGTTCGCCGGTCGTGTCGCAGCGATCGCCGAAGGCGCACGAGAGGCAGGGCTGAACCTGTGA
- the rplD gene encoding 50S ribosomal protein L4, translated as MATANTIDVLDVTGKKSGSIELPADIFDVQTNVPLIHQVVTAQLAAARQGTHKTKNRGEVSGSGRKPFKQKGTGRSRQGSVRAPEHKGGGTVHGPQPRDYSQRTPKKMIAAALLGTLSDRARAGRIHAVETFAASETPKTKDAVALLGKVAPAKRFLVVIGREDELSQRAVRNIESVHVLAADQLNAYDVVVSDDVVFTKAALESFIASKSAKKEEVSA; from the coding sequence ATGGCTACCGCCAACACCATCGACGTCCTCGACGTGACCGGCAAGAAGTCCGGCTCGATCGAGCTGCCCGCCGACATCTTCGACGTGCAGACCAACGTCCCGCTCATCCACCAGGTCGTGACGGCGCAGCTCGCCGCCGCGCGCCAGGGCACCCACAAGACCAAGAACCGCGGCGAGGTGTCGGGTTCGGGCCGCAAGCCCTTCAAGCAGAAGGGCACCGGCCGTTCGCGTCAGGGCTCCGTCCGTGCTCCCGAGCACAAGGGCGGCGGCACGGTCCACGGCCCGCAGCCGCGTGACTACTCGCAGCGCACCCCCAAGAAGATGATCGCCGCCGCGCTCCTCGGCACGCTGAGCGACCGCGCCCGCGCGGGCCGCATCCACGCCGTCGAGACGTTCGCCGCGTCCGAAACCCCCAAGACCAAGGACGCCGTCGCGCTCCTCGGCAAGGTGGCCCCGGCCAAGCGCTTCCTCGTGGTCATCGGCCGCGAAGACGAGCTCTCGCAGCGCGCCGTCCGCAACATCGAGTCGGTCCACGTGCTCGCGGCCGACCAGCTGAACGCATACGACGTGGTCGTCTCCGACGACGTCGTCTTCACCAAGGCAGCGCTCGAGTCGTTCATCGCCTCGAAGTCGGCCAAAAAGGAAGAGGTCTCGGCATGA
- the rplE gene encoding 50S ribosomal protein L5 produces MSDTATAAPAGKIQPRLKQKYKTEIVKALTEDNGYTNPHQVPGLVKIVVNMGVGEAARDGKIIDGAIADLTLITGQKPQVTKARKSIAQFKLREGQPIGTHVTLRGDRMWEFLDRLLSLALPRIRDFRGLSDRQFDGNGNYTFGLTEQSVFHEINQDKIDRVRGMDITVVTTAKSDDEGRALLKALGFPFKTADNA; encoded by the coding sequence ATGAGCGACACCGCAACTGCCGCGCCCGCTGGCAAGATCCAGCCGCGCCTCAAGCAGAAGTACAAGACCGAGATCGTCAAGGCGCTCACGGAGGACAACGGCTACACGAACCCGCACCAGGTGCCGGGCCTCGTGAAGATCGTCGTGAACATGGGTGTCGGCGAGGCCGCGCGCGATGGCAAGATCATCGACGGTGCGATCGCCGACCTCACCCTGATCACGGGTCAGAAGCCGCAGGTCACCAAGGCCCGCAAGTCGATCGCCCAGTTCAAGCTCCGCGAGGGCCAGCCCATCGGCACCCACGTGACGCTTCGCGGCGACCGCATGTGGGAGTTCCTCGACCGCCTGCTCTCGCTCGCGCTGCCCCGTATCCGGGACTTCCGCGGTCTGAGCGACCGTCAGTTCGACGGCAACGGCAACTACACCTTCGGTCTCACGGAGCAGAGCGTCTTCCACGAGATCAACCAGGACAAGATCGACCGAGTTCGCGGCATGGACATCACCGTGGTGACCACTGCCAAGAGCGATGACGAGGGTCGCGCGCTGCTCAAGGCGCTCGGCTTCCCGTTCAAGACGGCCGACAACGCGTAG
- the rpsC gene encoding 30S ribosomal protein S3: protein MGQKVNPYGFRLGITTDHVSRWFSDSTKPGQRYADYLAEDVKIRRLLQTSLDRAGVSRIEIERTRDRVRVDIHTARPGIVIGRRGAEAERIRADLEKLTGKQIQLNILEVKNPEADAQLVAQGIAEQLSARVAFRRAMRKGLQGAQRAGAKGIRIQVSGRLGGAEMSRSEFYREGRVPLHTLRANIDYGFYEAKTTFGRIGVKVWIYKGDITNKELAREQASQKPSRERNDRPRRDRAPKAEQPATAGVEA, encoded by the coding sequence ATGGGCCAGAAGGTCAACCCGTACGGCTTCCGTCTCGGCATCACCACCGACCATGTGTCGCGTTGGTTCTCCGACTCGACGAAGCCCGGTCAGCGCTACGCCGACTACCTCGCCGAGGATGTCAAGATCCGTCGTCTGCTCCAGACGTCGCTCGACCGCGCCGGCGTCAGCCGCATCGAGATCGAGCGCACCCGCGACCGCGTCCGCGTGGACATCCACACGGCCCGTCCCGGCATCGTGATCGGCCGCCGCGGCGCCGAGGCCGAGCGCATCCGCGCCGACCTCGAGAAGCTCACCGGCAAGCAGATCCAGCTCAACATCCTCGAGGTCAAGAACCCCGAGGCCGACGCCCAGCTCGTCGCCCAGGGCATCGCCGAGCAGCTCTCCGCTCGTGTGGCGTTCCGCCGCGCGATGCGCAAGGGCCTGCAGGGCGCCCAGCGCGCCGGCGCCAAGGGCATCCGGATCCAGGTGTCGGGCCGCCTCGGCGGCGCCGAGATGAGCCGGTCGGAGTTCTACCGCGAAGGCCGTGTGCCCCTGCACACGCTCCGCGCGAACATCGACTACGGCTTCTACGAGGCCAAGACCACCTTCGGCCGCATCGGCGTGAAGGTCTGGATCTACAAGGGCGACATCACCAACAAGGAACTCGCTCGCGAGCAGGCTTCGCAGAAGCCGTCGCGTGAGCGCAACGACCGTCCCCGCCGCGACCGCGCCCCCAAGGCCGAGCAGCCGGCGACCGCAGGAGTTGAGGCATAA
- the rpmD gene encoding 50S ribosomal protein L30 → MAKQLKVTQIKSKVSEKQYQRDTLRSLGLKRIGDSVVREDTPQNRGYVRTVAHLVKVEEID, encoded by the coding sequence ATGGCCAAGCAGCTCAAGGTGACCCAGATCAAGTCCAAGGTGAGCGAGAAGCAGTACCAGCGCGACACGCTGCGCAGCCTCGGTCTCAAGCGCATCGGCGACTCGGTCGTGCGCGAGGACACGCCGCAGAACCGCGGCTACGTCCGGACCGTCGCCCACCTCGTGAAGGTTGAGGAGATTGACTAA
- the rplC gene encoding 50S ribosomal protein L3 — protein sequence MSTATKNVKGLLGTKLGMTQVWDENNKLVPVTVIEIAPNVVTQIRTPEKDGYNAVQIAAGAIDPRKVTQPLQGHYEAAGVTPRRHVTEVRTADAASYSNGQELTVEGTFEAGQLVDVVGTSKGKGFAGVMKRHNFKGVSASHGSHRNHRKPGSIGASSTPSRVFKGMRMAGRMGGERVTVLNLRVHAVDAEKGLLLVKGAVPGARGRLVFVRNAVKGA from the coding sequence ATGTCCACCGCTACCAAGAACGTGAAGGGTCTGCTCGGCACCAAGCTCGGCATGACCCAGGTCTGGGACGAGAACAACAAGCTCGTCCCCGTGACCGTCATCGAGATCGCCCCCAATGTGGTCACGCAGATCCGCACGCCCGAGAAGGACGGCTACAACGCCGTCCAGATCGCCGCCGGTGCGATCGACCCCCGCAAGGTCACGCAGCCCCTCCAGGGCCACTACGAGGCCGCCGGCGTCACGCCGCGCCGCCACGTGACCGAGGTCCGCACGGCTGACGCCGCGTCGTACTCGAACGGCCAGGAGCTCACCGTCGAGGGCACCTTCGAAGCCGGCCAGCTGGTCGACGTCGTCGGCACCTCGAAGGGCAAGGGCTTCGCCGGTGTCATGAAGCGCCACAACTTCAAGGGCGTCTCGGCATCGCACGGTTCGCACCGCAACCACCGCAAGCCCGGCTCGATCGGCGCGTCCTCGACGCCCAGCCGCGTCTTCAAGGGCATGCGCATGGCCGGCCGTATGGGCGGCGAGCGAGTGACCGTCCTCAACCTCCGCGTGCACGCGGTCGACGCCGAGAAGGGCCTGCTGCTCGTCAAGGGCGCCGTCCCCGGTGCGCGCGGCCGTCTCGTGTTCGTCCGCAACGCTGTGAAGGGGGCGTAG
- the rpsH gene encoding 30S ribosomal protein S8: MTMTDPVADMLTRLRNANSAHHDTVSMPHSKLKGHIAEILKGEGYIADFEVTDARVGKTLTMTLKFGPNRERSIAGIKRVSKPGLRVYAKSTELPKVLGGLGVAILSTSSGLLTDRQAEKKGVGGEVLAYVW; this comes from the coding sequence ATGACGATGACCGATCCGGTCGCTGACATGCTGACGCGCCTTCGCAACGCGAACTCGGCGCACCACGACACCGTGTCGATGCCCCACTCGAAGCTCAAGGGCCACATCGCCGAGATCCTCAAGGGCGAAGGCTACATCGCGGACTTCGAGGTGACCGATGCACGTGTCGGCAAGACCCTCACGATGACCCTCAAGTTCGGCCCCAACCGCGAGCGTTCCATCGCCGGCATCAAGCGGGTCTCCAAGCCCGGTCTCCGCGTCTACGCGAAGTCGACCGAGCTGCCCAAGGTGCTCGGCGGCCTCGGCGTCGCGATCCTGTCCACTTCCAGCGGTCTGCTCACCGACCGCCAGGCCGAGAAGAAGGGCGTGGGTGGGGAAGTCCTCGCCTACGTTTGGTGA
- the secY gene encoding preprotein translocase subunit SecY — MFNAIGRIFRTPDLRRKIGFTLGIVALFRLGSFIPAPFVDFGNVQACLASTSGDASGLYELVNVFSGGALLQLSIFALGIMPYITASIIVQLLRVVIPHFETLYKEGQAGQSRLTQYTRYLTIALGVLQSTTLITVARSGALFSGASAPECSQLITNDAWYAILLMVVTMTAGTGLIMWLGELVTERGIGNGMSLLIFTSIAASFPTSLAAIATARGWDTFAIVLLVGLVIVVAVVFVEQSQRRIPVQYAKRMVGRRTYGGNNTYIPIKVNMAGVVPVIFASSLLYLPALIAQFNQPAPGQEPQAWVVWIQNYLTKGDHPLYMLLYLVLIVGFTYFYVAITFNPDEVAENMKKYGGFIPGIRAGRPTAEYLDYVLTRITLPGALYLGLIALIPLIAFALVGANQNFPFGGASILIIVGVGLETVKQIDAQLQQRHYEGLLR, encoded by the coding sequence GTGTTCAACGCCATCGGGCGCATCTTCCGCACCCCCGATCTTCGAAGGAAGATCGGCTTCACCTTGGGCATTGTCGCCCTGTTCCGCCTGGGCTCGTTCATCCCCGCCCCGTTCGTGGACTTCGGCAACGTGCAGGCGTGTCTCGCCTCGACCTCCGGTGACGCGTCCGGGCTCTACGAGCTCGTGAACGTGTTCTCGGGCGGCGCGCTCCTGCAGCTCTCGATCTTCGCGCTCGGCATCATGCCGTACATCACCGCGTCGATCATCGTGCAGCTGCTGCGCGTGGTCATCCCCCACTTCGAGACCCTCTACAAGGAGGGCCAGGCGGGCCAGTCGCGTCTCACGCAGTACACCCGCTACCTCACGATCGCGCTCGGCGTCCTCCAGTCGACGACGCTCATCACGGTCGCCCGCAGCGGTGCGCTCTTCAGCGGCGCCTCGGCCCCCGAGTGCTCGCAGCTCATCACGAACGACGCGTGGTACGCGATCCTGCTCATGGTCGTCACGATGACCGCCGGCACGGGTCTCATCATGTGGCTCGGCGAGCTCGTCACCGAGCGCGGCATCGGCAACGGCATGTCGCTGCTCATCTTCACGTCGATCGCGGCGAGCTTCCCGACGTCGCTCGCGGCCATCGCCACGGCGCGCGGTTGGGACACGTTCGCGATCGTGCTCCTCGTGGGCCTCGTGATCGTCGTCGCGGTCGTCTTCGTCGAGCAGTCGCAGCGCCGTATCCCGGTGCAGTACGCCAAGCGCATGGTCGGCCGTCGCACGTACGGCGGCAACAACACCTACATCCCGATCAAGGTGAACATGGCGGGCGTCGTGCCGGTCATCTTCGCGTCGTCGCTGCTGTACCTGCCCGCGCTCATCGCGCAGTTCAACCAGCCGGCGCCGGGCCAGGAGCCGCAGGCGTGGGTCGTCTGGATCCAGAACTACCTCACCAAGGGCGATCACCCGCTCTACATGCTCCTGTACCTGGTGCTGATCGTGGGCTTCACGTACTTCTACGTCGCGATCACGTTCAACCCCGACGAGGTCGCCGAGAACATGAAGAAGTACGGCGGCTTCATCCCCGGCATCCGCGCGGGTCGTCCGACGGCCGAGTACCTCGACTACGTGCTCACCCGCATCACGCTCCCGGGCGCGCTCTACCTCGGTCTCATCGCGCTCATCCCGCTCATCGCGTTCGCGTTGGTGGGGGCGAATCAGAACTTCCCGTTCGGCGGTGCGTCGATCCTCATCATCGTGGGCGTCGGCCTCGAGACCGTGAAGCAGATCGACGCGCAGCTTCAGCAGCGCCACTACGAAGGGCTCCTCCGATGA
- the rplV gene encoding 50S ribosomal protein L22: MVESIARVRHIRVTPMKARRVVNLIRGKQAQEALAILKFAPQGASEPVYKLVASAIANARVKADATNTYLDEQDLYVARAFVDEGTTLKRFQPRAQGRAFRINKRTSHITVVLATPEEGTK; encoded by the coding sequence ATGGTGGAGTCGATCGCCCGCGTGCGACACATCCGCGTCACCCCCATGAAGGCTCGCCGCGTCGTCAACCTGATCCGCGGCAAGCAGGCTCAGGAGGCGCTCGCCATCCTGAAGTTCGCCCCGCAGGGTGCGAGCGAGCCCGTGTACAAGCTCGTCGCTTCGGCCATCGCGAACGCTCGCGTCAAGGCCGATGCCACGAACACCTACCTGGACGAGCAGGACCTCTACGTCGCGCGTGCATTCGTCGATGAGGGCACCACCCTCAAGCGTTTCCAGCCGCGTGCGCAGGGTCGTGCCTTCCGCATCAACAAGCGCACGAGCCACATCACCGTGGTCCTCGCCACGCCCGAGGAGGGTACGAAGTAA
- the rplB gene encoding 50S ribosomal protein L2 has translation MAIRKYKPTTPGRRGSSVADFAEITRSTPEKSLLRPLSKTGGRNNQGRITTRHIGGGHKRQYRVIDFRRNDKDGVPAKVAHIEYDPNRTARIALLHFIDGTKRYILAPNKLQQGDPIESGPNADIKPGNNLPLRNIPTGTVIHAIELRPGGGAKLARSAGASVRLVAKDGPYAQLRLPSGEIRNVDARCRATIGEVGNAEQSNINWGKAGRKRWKGVRPTVRGVAMNPIDHPHGGGEGKTSGGRHPVSPWGQPEGRTRRPNKESDKLIVRRRTAGKKRK, from the coding sequence ATGGCTATTCGCAAGTACAAGCCCACGACCCCGGGCCGCCGCGGCTCGTCGGTCGCCGACTTCGCCGAGATCACCCGCTCGACGCCTGAGAAGTCGCTGCTCCGCCCGCTCTCCAAGACCGGTGGACGCAACAACCAGGGCCGCATCACCACCCGCCACATCGGCGGTGGCCACAAGCGCCAGTACCGCGTCATCGACTTCCGTCGCAACGACAAGGACGGCGTGCCCGCCAAGGTCGCGCACATCGAGTACGACCCCAACCGGACGGCTCGCATCGCGCTCCTGCACTTCATCGACGGCACGAAGCGCTACATCCTCGCGCCGAACAAGCTCCAGCAGGGCGACCCCATCGAGTCGGGCCCCAACGCCGACATCAAGCCGGGCAACAACCTGCCGCTGCGCAACATCCCCACCGGTACCGTGATCCACGCGATCGAGCTCCGCCCCGGCGGCGGCGCGAAGCTGGCCCGTTCGGCCGGTGCGTCGGTCCGCCTCGTCGCCAAGGACGGCCCCTACGCGCAGCTCCGCCTGCCGTCGGGCGAGATCCGCAACGTCGACGCGCGCTGCCGCGCCACGATCGGCGAGGTCGGCAACGCCGAGCAGTCGAACATCAACTGGGGCAAGGCCGGCCGCAAGCGCTGGAAGGGCGTCCGCCCGACCGTCCGCGGTGTCGCGATGAACCCGATCGACCACCCGCACGGTGGTGGTGAGGGCAAGACCTCCGGTGGTCGTCACCCGGTGAGCCCCTGGGGCCAGCCCGAGGGCCGCACCCGTCGCCCCAACAAGGAAAGCGACAAGCTCATCGTCCGTCGTCGCACCGCCGGCAAGAAGCGCAAGTAG
- the rplN gene encoding 50S ribosomal protein L14: protein MLQQESRVKVADNTGAKELLTIRVLGGSKRRYAGLGDVIVATVKDAIPGGNVKKGDVVKAVIVRTVKETRRPDGSYIKFDENAAVILKNDGDPRGTRIFGPVGRELRDKKFMKIVSLAPEVI, encoded by the coding sequence GTGCTTCAGCAGGAATCACGAGTCAAGGTCGCCGACAACACCGGCGCCAAGGAGCTGCTCACCATTCGCGTTCTCGGCGGCTCGAAGCGTCGCTACGCCGGCCTCGGTGACGTCATCGTCGCCACGGTCAAGGACGCGATCCCCGGTGGCAACGTCAAGAAGGGCGACGTCGTCAAGGCCGTCATCGTCCGCACCGTCAAGGAGACCCGTCGTCCCGACGGCTCCTACATCAAGTTCGACGAGAACGCCGCAGTCATCCTCAAGAACGATGGCGACCCCCGCGGCACCCGCATCTTCGGTCCGGTCGGTCGCGAGCTCCGCGACAAGAAGTTCATGAAGATCGTCTCGCTGGCGCCGGAGGTCATCTAA
- the rpsJ gene encoding 30S ribosomal protein S10, with product MAGQKIRIRLKSYDHEVIDSSARKIVDTVTRAGATVVGPVPLPTEKNVIAVIRSPHKYKDSREHFEMRTHKRLIDIVDPTPKAVDSLMRLDLPADVNIEIKL from the coding sequence ATGGCGGGACAGAAGATCCGCATTCGACTGAAGTCGTATGACCACGAGGTCATCGACAGCTCGGCACGCAAGATCGTCGACACGGTGACCCGCGCGGGCGCCACGGTCGTCGGCCCGGTGCCGCTTCCGACGGAGAAGAACGTGATCGCAGTCATCCGTTCGCCCCACAAGTACAAGGACAGCCGCGAGCACTTCGAGATGCGCACGCACAAGCGTCTGATCGACATCGTCGACCCGACGCCCAAGGCCGTCGACTCGCTCATGCGACTCGACCTTCCGGCCGACGTCAACATCGAGATCAAGCTCTGA
- the rplW gene encoding 50S ribosomal protein L23: MSAAHNKDPRDIIIAPVVSEKSYGLIDEGKYTFIVDPRSNKTEIKLAIEKIFNVQVASINTLNRQGKTRRTRFGIGKRKDTKRAIVTLKSGSIDIFTAVG; the protein is encoded by the coding sequence ATGAGCGCCGCGCACAACAAGGACCCCCGCGACATCATCATCGCGCCGGTCGTCTCCGAGAAGAGCTACGGCCTGATCGACGAGGGCAAGTACACGTTCATCGTGGACCCCCGCTCGAACAAGACCGAGATCAAGCTCGCGATCGAGAAGATCTTCAACGTCCAGGTGGCGTCGATCAACACCCTGAACCGTCAGGGCAAGACCCGTCGGACCCGCTTCGGCATCGGCAAGCGCAAGGACACCAAGCGCGCGATCGTGACCCTGAAGTCCGGTTCCATCGACATCTTCACGGCTGTCGGCTGA
- the rpsQ gene encoding 30S ribosomal protein S17, with amino-acid sequence MAETKKAAAAEVAVEATEARGYRKVRRGYVVSDKMEKTIVVEVEDRVKHPLYGKVIRRSSKIKAHDEQNTAGIGDLVVISETRPLSATKRWRLVEIVEKAK; translated from the coding sequence ATGGCTGAGACCAAGAAGGCTGCTGCAGCCGAGGTCGCCGTCGAGGCCACCGAGGCTCGTGGCTACCGCAAGGTGCGCCGCGGCTACGTCGTCAGCGACAAGATGGAGAAGACCATCGTCGTCGAGGTCGAGGACCGCGTGAAGCACCCCCTCTACGGCAAGGTCATCCGCCGTAGCTCGAAGATCAAGGCGCACGACGAGCAGAACACCGCCGGCATCGGCGACCTCGTCGTCATCTCCGAGACCCGTCCGCTGAGCGCCACCAAGCGCTGGCGCCTCGTCGAAATCGTCGAGAAGGCCAAGTAA
- the rpmC gene encoding 50S ribosomal protein L29 has product MAVGTKGLESLELDTFEDERLVDELKKAKEELFNLRFQAATGQLESHGRLRAVKKDIARIYTVIRERELGIRATPAPVEAAPAAAKKTKKAKAEAEAPAETAETKEA; this is encoded by the coding sequence ATGGCCGTCGGAACCAAGGGGCTCGAGTCGCTCGAGCTCGACACCTTCGAAGACGAGCGTCTCGTCGACGAGCTGAAGAAGGCCAAGGAAGAGCTGTTCAACCTGCGCTTCCAGGCCGCCACCGGTCAGCTCGAGAGCCACGGCCGCCTCCGCGCGGTCAAGAAGGACATCGCCCGCATCTACACCGTGATCCGTGAGCGCGAGCTCGGGATCCGTGCGACGCCGGCTCCCGTCGAGGCAGCTCCGGCCGCCGCGAAGAAGACCAAGAAGGCCAAGGCCGAGGCAGAAGCCCCGGCTGAGACCGCAGAGACCAAGGAGGCCTGA
- the rplF gene encoding 50S ribosomal protein L6: MSRIGRLPIDIPAGVDVKIDGAAVTVKGPKGELSLTVASPIEVKVEDNQVVVTRPDDERASRSLHGLTRTLIANDILGVTEGYSKGLEIVGTGYRVAQKGTSVEFALGFSHPVTVDAPEGITLTVEGNNKLTVAGISKQAVGETAANIRKIKKPEPYKGKGIRYAGEVVRRKAGKAGK, encoded by the coding sequence ATGTCACGAATCGGACGACTCCCCATCGACATCCCCGCCGGTGTCGACGTGAAGATCGACGGCGCAGCCGTCACCGTCAAGGGCCCGAAGGGCGAGCTCTCGCTCACTGTCGCGAGCCCCATCGAGGTCAAGGTCGAGGACAACCAGGTCGTCGTGACCCGTCCCGACGACGAGCGCGCTTCGCGTTCGCTCCACGGCCTCACCCGCACGCTCATCGCCAACGACATCCTCGGCGTGACCGAGGGATACAGCAAGGGCCTCGAGATCGTCGGCACCGGTTACCGCGTCGCCCAGAAGGGCACCTCGGTCGAGTTCGCCCTCGGCTTCTCGCACCCGGTCACGGTCGACGCTCCCGAGGGCATCACGTTGACCGTCGAAGGCAACAACAAGCTCACGGTCGCCGGCATCTCGAAGCAGGCCGTCGGCGAGACCGCCGCCAACATCCGCAAGATCAAGAAGCCCGAGCCGTACAAGGGCAAGGGCATCCGCTACGCCGGCGAGGTCGTGCGTCGCAAGGCCGGAAAGGCTGGTAAGTAA
- the rpsS gene encoding 30S ribosomal protein S19, with protein sequence MPRSLKKGPFVDEHLLRKVVVQNEAGTKNVIKTWSRRSMIIPAMLGHTIAVHDGRKHIPVFVTETMVGHKLGEFAPTRTFRGHVKDDKKGRRR encoded by the coding sequence ATGCCTCGCAGTCTCAAGAAGGGCCCCTTCGTCGACGAGCACCTGCTTCGCAAGGTCGTCGTCCAGAACGAAGCCGGCACGAAGAACGTCATCAAGACGTGGTCGCGTCGCTCGATGATCATTCCGGCCATGCTCGGCCACACGATCGCCGTGCACGACGGCCGCAAGCACATCCCGGTGTTCGTCACCGAGACCATGGTGGGCCACAAGCTCGGCGAGTTCGCCCCCACTCGCACCTTCCGTGGACACGTGAAGGACGACAAGAAGGGCCGCCGCCGCTAA
- the rplX gene encoding 50S ribosomal protein L24, with protein MANIKKGDLVQVISGRTQARGGDRGKQGRVIEVIPEQNRVVVEGVNYVTKHVKVGQTQRGSKTGGIETHEAPIHVSNVAIVDPESKKPTRVGFRNETVTKDGVTKTVRVRYAKKSGKDL; from the coding sequence ATGGCGAACATCAAGAAGGGCGACCTGGTCCAGGTCATCTCGGGTCGCACCCAGGCCCGCGGCGGAGACCGCGGCAAGCAGGGTCGCGTCATCGAGGTCATCCCCGAGCAGAACCGCGTCGTCGTCGAGGGCGTCAACTACGTCACCAAGCACGTGAAGGTCGGCCAGACCCAGCGCGGCTCGAAGACGGGCGGCATCGAGACGCACGAGGCTCCGATCCACGTGTCGAACGTCGCGATCGTCGACCCCGAGTCGAAGAAGCCGACCCGCGTCGGTTTCCGCAACGAGACCGTCACGAAGGACGGCGTCACCAAGACGGTTCGCGTCCGGTACGCCAAGAAGTCAGGTAAGGACCTGTAA
- the rplP gene encoding 50S ribosomal protein L16: MLIPRRVKYRKQHHPGRSGQATGGTKVSFGEFGIQALTPAYVTNRQIESARIAMTRHIKRGGKVWINIYPDRPLTKKPAETRMGSGKGSPEWWVANVKPGRVLFEVSGVSEQLAREAMTRAIHKLPLKARIIKREEGDA, encoded by the coding sequence ATGTTGATTCCCCGTCGAGTCAAGTACCGCAAGCAGCACCACCCCGGCCGTTCGGGCCAGGCCACCGGCGGCACGAAGGTTTCCTTCGGCGAGTTCGGCATCCAGGCCCTGACCCCCGCGTACGTGACCAACCGTCAGATCGAGTCCGCTCGTATCGCCATGACGCGTCACATCAAGCGTGGCGGCAAGGTGTGGATCAACATCTACCCCGACCGTCCGCTCACGAAGAAGCCGGCCGAAACCCGAATGGGTTCCGGTAAGGGTTCGCCCGAGTGGTGGGTCGCCAACGTCAAGCCGGGTCGAGTCCTCTTCGAGGTCTCGGGCGTCTCCGAGCAGCTCGCTCGCGAGGCCATGACCCGTGCCATCCACAAGCTGCCCCTCAAGGCACGCATCATCAAGCGCGAGGAGGGCGACGCATAA
- the rpsE gene encoding 30S ribosomal protein S5 gives MTTAEAPVETAASSEPQRNEREGRRGGGRGDRGQGRDRGARDAEKSQFLERVVTINRVSKVVKGGRRFSFTALVVVGDGNGLVGVGYGKAREVPTAISKGVEEAKKNFFRVPRVGSSIPHPVQGEAAAGVVLLRPAAPGTGVIAGGPVRAVLECAGVHDVLSKSLGSSNTINIVHATVEALKQLEEPRAVAARRGLDYDEVAPARILRAEAQAAEAAAAAKAGA, from the coding sequence GTGACCACCGCAGAGGCACCCGTCGAGACGGCCGCATCGAGCGAGCCCCAGCGCAACGAGCGCGAGGGCCGTCGTGGCGGCGGCCGCGGCGACCGCGGCCAGGGCCGCGACCGCGGTGCCCGCGACGCCGAGAAGAGCCAGTTCCTCGAGCGCGTCGTCACCATCAACCGCGTGTCGAAGGTCGTCAAGGGCGGCCGTCGCTTCAGCTTCACGGCGCTCGTCGTCGTGGGTGACGGCAACGGACTCGTCGGCGTCGGCTACGGCAAGGCGCGCGAGGTTCCGACCGCGATCTCGAAGGGCGTCGAGGAGGCGAAGAAGAACTTCTTCCGCGTGCCTCGCGTCGGTTCGTCGATCCCCCACCCCGTCCAGGGCGAGGCTGCGGCAGGTGTCGTCCTGCTCCGTCCGGCCGCTCCCGGTACCGGTGTCATCGCCGGTGGTCCGGTGCGCGCCGTCCTCGAGTGCGCGGGCGTCCACGACGTGCTGAGCAAGTCGCTCGGTTCGTCGAACACGATCAACATCGTGCACGCGACCGTCGAGGCGCTCAAGCAGCTCGAAGAGCCCCGTGCCGTCGCCGCCCGCCGTGGTCTCGACTACGACGAGGTCGCGCCGGCCCGCATCCTGCGTGCCGAGGCACAGGCGGCCGAGGCCGCCGCAGCAGCGAAGGCAGGTGCCTGA